In a single window of the Phycisphaerales bacterium genome:
- a CDS encoding CpsD/CapB family tyrosine-protein kinase, with product MGSMTKVMQKLQDAEADAAALAADVDSAPAAGFDAAPAGSDTPTVSESDFTPEAKTPATAATSGFVAAPLRATAPPTPQPGTNGQAVAWDAQRVDPVVVAFHDRYSAICEQYRSVRARLLTMNPTHAPQLVAITSAIPEEGKSVSTLNLGLIMAEGGEHQILIADADFRRSSIGRMLGVPDHPGLAEVLRGELTLEAALRSTPFPNLKLLPAGRVRENAYGEMLNGPNTAAVLGSLRERFDYAFIDTPPVTTVSDVSQLAPYCDGAILVVEMRRTPEPTVQQAVRTLQANNVKILGCVLSRYRDRGAGYYANYYSSYYYR from the coding sequence ATGGGTTCGATGACGAAGGTGATGCAGAAGCTGCAAGACGCCGAGGCGGATGCCGCGGCGCTGGCCGCCGATGTAGATAGCGCCCCGGCGGCCGGTTTTGATGCCGCCCCCGCCGGCAGCGACACGCCGACCGTCAGCGAATCCGACTTCACACCGGAAGCCAAGACACCGGCAACTGCGGCCACTTCCGGCTTTGTGGCCGCGCCGCTGCGCGCGACTGCCCCTCCCACACCACAACCAGGAACCAATGGTCAGGCCGTGGCCTGGGATGCCCAGCGGGTGGATCCGGTGGTGGTGGCCTTTCACGACCGTTACTCGGCCATCTGCGAGCAGTACCGATCGGTGCGTGCGCGGCTGCTCACGATGAACCCGACTCATGCACCACAACTTGTCGCGATCACGAGTGCGATCCCGGAAGAGGGGAAGAGCGTCTCCACCCTCAACCTTGGTCTGATCATGGCCGAAGGTGGCGAGCACCAGATCCTGATCGCGGACGCGGACTTCCGGCGCTCCTCGATCGGTCGAATGCTGGGTGTGCCGGACCATCCCGGCCTGGCGGAAGTTCTGCGTGGAGAGCTGACGCTCGAAGCAGCCCTGCGTTCGACGCCCTTCCCGAATCTGAAGCTGTTGCCCGCGGGGCGAGTTCGGGAGAACGCGTATGGTGAGATGCTGAACGGCCCGAACACTGCGGCGGTACTGGGGTCGTTGCGGGAGCGTTTCGACTACGCCTTCATCGACACGCCGCCGGTCACGACAGTGTCCGACGTTTCGCAACTGGCCCCCTACTGTGACGGTGCGATCCTGGTGGTGGAGATGCGCCGCACCCCGGAGCCCACCGTTCAACAGGCGGTGCGCACGCTCCAGGCCAACAACGTGAAGATTCTGGGTTGTGTGCTGTCGCGCTATCGCGATCGCGGGGCCGGTTATTATGCCAACTACTACTCTTCCTACTACTACCGCTGA
- a CDS encoding polysaccharide biosynthesis/export family protein, which yields MRRSIRGAQWPATFRRWFGIPLLGGLILAGGCTSTHDQSVAFVRSDEAEVAVGTYIVRAPDALLIHAPGAPEIDGAIYGVRPDGKIVLRLLGEVDVAGLSTEQISAKLRAQLSRYYVEPEVAVAVANYRSQYYYVFGEVTSPGPRICTGRDSLLLALADAQPNFFAWRSQIRVVRPSPDGGERRVLIIDMDKMVDAGNTEQDMLLQPGDIIHVPPTPLAWVGHRVRELLYPVQPVLDAYNAPAQGIDSTRTYESEFGSGGSSGGGTRRRFSP from the coding sequence ATGCGACGGTCCATCCGCGGAGCGCAGTGGCCCGCGACCTTCCGTCGATGGTTCGGTATTCCCCTCCTGGGGGGGCTGATCCTCGCGGGCGGTTGCACGTCCACGCACGACCAGAGTGTCGCCTTTGTGCGATCCGACGAGGCCGAAGTGGCCGTTGGGACGTACATCGTGCGAGCGCCGGACGCATTGTTGATCCACGCACCCGGGGCGCCGGAGATTGATGGCGCCATCTATGGAGTGCGCCCCGACGGAAAGATCGTGCTGCGACTGTTGGGTGAAGTCGATGTGGCCGGATTATCCACGGAGCAGATCAGTGCAAAACTGCGGGCGCAGCTTTCGCGCTATTACGTGGAGCCGGAGGTGGCCGTTGCGGTCGCCAATTATCGCAGCCAGTACTACTACGTCTTCGGGGAGGTCACGAGCCCCGGGCCGCGGATCTGTACGGGCCGGGACAGTCTGTTGCTCGCTCTGGCCGATGCCCAACCGAATTTCTTTGCATGGCGGAGCCAGATTCGCGTGGTGCGACCCTCCCCGGATGGTGGTGAACGGCGGGTGTTGATCATTGACATGGACAAAATGGTGGACGCCGGCAACACCGAGCAGGACATGCTGCTCCAGCCGGGGGACATCATCCACGTACCCCCGACGCCGCTGGCGTGGGTTGGACATCGGGTGCGTGAGTTGCTGTATCCGGTACAGCCGGTCCTTGATGCCTACAACGCGCCGGCCCAGGGCATTGATTCGACGCGGACCTATGAGTCCGAGTTCGGCAGCGGTGGATCCAGTGGCGGCGGCACGAGGCGACGCTTCTCGCCGTAG
- a CDS encoding AAA family ATPase, with protein sequence MTAVNAWQQFGLQRAPFEGSPDPAFFYPSTGHNEALATLQYAVRNRKTCTLILGDSGTGKTLLARIAMRGTRGRDVLWIHGLGQPADATRAVYWPARTSSATPPEPHDCLLAEWARTAGARLPHALIICDNADGLQAHNWRDLLALATIDLTTSAPTFVLLGVPDLLKVLAAPAFIRLQRRMFRTCRLARLLPIEVGHYITHRLSAAGGDGRELFTATAVDLIHRFTGGNPALINQLCDNALVDAFGEDRVVIEAPHIVATVHNITGGLQRRRYLPEPVDTQPAHRTVFDDVRSTQGLRRVVASKPVTVTRDPPENTAAPIPPQAATQDFCEVQPATESVRSDSMAEVEIVDATPSTDDDAPFDLSDTPLDERLRALEARLSDALHRVRGARVRPALPLEPCASSAPDHEPEVAPDSRAANYQPNLAGSGIPGTHP encoded by the coding sequence GTGACGGCAGTCAATGCGTGGCAACAGTTCGGTCTGCAGCGGGCGCCGTTCGAGGGGTCTCCGGACCCAGCTTTTTTCTATCCCAGCACCGGCCACAACGAGGCGCTCGCTACACTTCAATACGCCGTCCGCAACCGTAAGACCTGTACCCTGATCCTGGGCGACTCCGGGACAGGCAAAACCCTGCTGGCACGGATCGCCATGCGTGGCACCCGCGGCCGTGACGTCCTCTGGATTCATGGCCTGGGTCAACCCGCGGACGCCACCCGGGCCGTGTACTGGCCCGCCCGCACCAGCAGCGCGACCCCTCCGGAACCACACGATTGCCTGCTGGCCGAATGGGCCCGGACCGCCGGCGCACGACTGCCCCACGCCCTCATCATCTGTGACAACGCAGACGGCTTGCAGGCGCACAATTGGCGCGACTTGCTGGCACTTGCCACAATCGACCTCACGACCAGCGCGCCAACCTTTGTGCTGCTCGGCGTGCCGGATCTGCTCAAAGTTCTCGCTGCTCCGGCCTTCATCCGCCTGCAGCGCCGCATGTTCCGAACGTGCCGACTGGCACGCCTGTTGCCCATCGAGGTCGGCCACTACATCACCCACCGGCTCTCAGCGGCCGGTGGTGACGGGCGAGAACTCTTCACCGCTACGGCAGTCGATCTCATCCACCGGTTCACCGGCGGCAATCCGGCCCTCATCAACCAGCTCTGCGACAATGCCCTGGTCGATGCCTTCGGTGAAGATCGCGTCGTGATCGAGGCACCCCACATCGTCGCCACCGTACACAACATCACCGGCGGCCTGCAGCGCCGGCGGTATTTACCCGAGCCCGTCGATACCCAGCCCGCTCACCGCACAGTGTTCGACGATGTTCGTAGCACTCAGGGTCTTCGTCGCGTGGTGGCTTCAAAGCCCGTCACCGTGACCCGGGACCCGCCGGAAAACACCGCGGCGCCCATCCCCCCTCAAGCCGCAACGCAGGATTTCTGCGAAGTTCAGCCCGCCACGGAGAGTGTTCGTTCCGATTCGATGGCGGAGGTGGAGATCGTGGACGCAACGCCTTCTACGGATGACGATGCACCTTTTGATCTCAGCGATACTCCCCTTGACGAACGCCTGCGGGCACTCGAAGCACGGCTGAGCGATGCCCTCCACCGTGTCCGCGGCGCTCGCGTGCGTCCCGCCCTGCCGCTCGAGCCCTGCGCTTCGTCGGCACCGGATCACGAGCCGGAAGTCGCACCGGACTCCCGCGCGGCAAACTACCAGCCCAACCTCGCCGGCTCGGGGATTCCCGGAACACACCCGTAG
- a CDS encoding chemotaxis protein CheX, translating to MDVSYINPFIEAVDTVFTTMLHVQPRRNGLKVSDGKAKGELITSLIGLSGQVSGVVALRFPPPTALALASRMLGSDMNAVSDEVTDAVAEMVNMVAGSAKARFNHDPPLELGLPTVVEGAGYRLKYPSRSVWLEVPFSSDAGDFTMEVTYNPN from the coding sequence GTGGACGTCAGTTACATCAACCCATTCATTGAAGCAGTGGACACGGTCTTCACGACGATGTTGCATGTACAACCGCGCCGCAATGGTCTAAAAGTCAGCGACGGCAAGGCCAAGGGCGAGTTGATCACCTCCCTGATCGGCTTGAGCGGCCAGGTCAGCGGAGTGGTCGCCTTGCGGTTCCCGCCGCCGACCGCGCTAGCGCTGGCCAGCCGCATGCTGGGCAGCGATATGAACGCGGTCAGCGATGAGGTCACCGACGCGGTGGCCGAGATGGTGAACATGGTGGCCGGCTCGGCCAAGGCCCGGTTCAACCATGACCCGCCGCTCGAGCTGGGCCTGCCGACGGTGGTTGAAGGCGCCGGCTATCGGCTCAAATACCCCAGCCGATCCGTTTGGCTGGAGGTGCCCTTCAGCTCCGACGCCGGGGATTTCACCATGGAAGTGACCTACAACCCGAACTAG
- a CDS encoding response regulator — translation MKALVVDDSMTIRRIVIKALAMVGIAEATEAADGTEAVKAAQTEQFDVILLDWNMPKMSGIDALRALRQAGNKTPVIMVTTEAEKLRVIEAIKSGANDYLIKPFSPDQLAAKVKSTLAPAAATT, via the coding sequence ATGAAAGCGCTTGTTGTAGACGACTCCATGACGATTCGTCGCATCGTGATCAAGGCCCTCGCCATGGTCGGGATCGCTGAGGCCACCGAAGCCGCCGACGGGACCGAGGCGGTCAAGGCGGCGCAGACCGAGCAGTTCGACGTCATCCTGCTCGACTGGAACATGCCCAAGATGAGCGGAATCGATGCCCTGCGCGCCCTGCGACAGGCCGGCAACAAGACTCCGGTCATCATGGTCACGACCGAAGCCGAGAAACTCCGGGTCATCGAAGCCATCAAGTCCGGTGCCAATGACTACCTTATCAAGCCGTTCTCACCCGATCAGCTCGCGGCAAAAGTGAAGAGCACGCTCGCGCCGGCCGCCGCGACCACCTGA
- a CDS encoding SpoIIE family protein phosphatase, which produces MRVIVLQNEAMIADVICGQEALFIGSREGCRIHLNDARIAAQQAVLYPDANGGWLLEQLDTRCEIRVNGTLVVDKATLSNADEVQCGDYLLRIYPEFADAAPARTAIGTSRAALERFAQARLPVGAILKKTDEPLTVLPGQLDIVGRTVVALAGIATVPELMDHALRTFVATFAAQRSWIGLRRVNYGPMEYEEGRLITGQPTDLSEIGHELKPRILDRSQYILVPVVSATDRTSILAGPLVGPEGVLGMVYLDSGDSGRRFDMRELDYFVLLMSVFAYQLDAIFKATARARAAMIEGQVSVAHEIQSRLTPRKLPQWEGELQFGAFREPGRERTGNMYDIVRLANHNAAVLICHTPAGGALPSMLMAQAQTAFRSAGMHLDAPNVFLRMLNWILYDGQKDHALECFAGYLDPKSGLLQYAIAGRELGAYIIGQRGEERPLGTDEPDPALSLNKTAEYPLLTEQLESGETLVLFTPGVTTAKNRQEETFGHDRFVNILCDGFGQLASVMLKEMLSDLRNFTEGGAQPDDITVILAHRL; this is translated from the coding sequence ATGCGCGTGATCGTTCTCCAGAACGAGGCCATGATCGCCGACGTGATCTGCGGCCAGGAGGCCTTGTTCATCGGCTCGCGCGAGGGCTGCCGCATCCATCTCAACGATGCCCGGATCGCCGCACAACAGGCCGTCCTCTACCCCGACGCCAATGGGGGCTGGTTACTCGAACAACTCGACACACGTTGTGAAATCCGCGTGAACGGCACCCTCGTCGTCGATAAGGCCACCCTGAGCAATGCCGACGAGGTGCAATGTGGCGACTACCTGCTCCGAATCTATCCGGAGTTCGCCGACGCGGCTCCGGCGCGCACCGCCATCGGCACCTCCCGTGCGGCCCTCGAACGCTTCGCACAGGCCCGCCTCCCCGTCGGCGCGATCCTGAAAAAAACCGACGAGCCGTTGACCGTCTTACCTGGTCAACTCGACATCGTCGGCCGCACCGTCGTGGCCCTCGCCGGCATCGCCACCGTGCCGGAACTGATGGACCACGCGCTGCGGACTTTCGTTGCCACGTTCGCCGCGCAGCGCAGTTGGATCGGCCTGCGCCGCGTGAACTACGGGCCCATGGAGTACGAGGAAGGCCGGCTCATCACCGGGCAGCCCACCGATCTCAGCGAAATCGGCCACGAACTCAAGCCACGCATTCTCGATCGCTCGCAGTACATCCTCGTGCCGGTCGTCAGCGCGACCGACCGCACCTCGATTCTCGCCGGCCCGCTCGTCGGACCCGAGGGTGTGCTTGGCATGGTCTATCTCGACAGTGGCGACAGCGGCCGCCGCTTTGACATGCGTGAGCTCGACTACTTCGTCCTGCTCATGAGCGTGTTTGCGTACCAGCTTGACGCGATCTTCAAAGCCACGGCCCGGGCCCGGGCCGCGATGATCGAAGGCCAGGTCAGCGTCGCCCACGAAATCCAGTCGCGCCTTACACCCCGTAAGCTGCCACAGTGGGAGGGCGAGCTGCAATTCGGCGCGTTCCGCGAGCCCGGCCGCGAGCGCACCGGCAATATGTACGACATCGTGCGGCTCGCCAACCACAACGCGGCCGTGCTCATCTGCCACACCCCTGCCGGCGGCGCCCTCCCTTCCATGCTGATGGCCCAGGCGCAGACCGCTTTCCGTTCAGCCGGGATGCACCTGGATGCCCCGAACGTCTTCCTGCGCATGTTGAACTGGATCCTTTATGACGGTCAGAAGGACCATGCGTTGGAATGCTTCGCGGGCTACCTCGATCCGAAGTCCGGGCTGCTCCAGTACGCGATCGCCGGCCGTGAACTGGGCGCGTACATCATCGGTCAGCGCGGCGAAGAGCGTCCACTCGGCACCGACGAACCGGACCCGGCGCTAAGTCTCAACAAGACCGCCGAGTATCCGTTACTCACCGAACAGCTCGAGTCCGGTGAGACGCTCGTGCTCTTTACCCCCGGAGTGACCACTGCGAAAAACCGCCAGGAAGAAACCTTCGGCCACGACCGTTTCGTGAACATCCTCTGCGACGGCTTCGGCCAGCTTGCGAGCGTCATGCTCAAGGAGATGCTCAGCGACCTGCGCAACTTCACCGAGGGTGGTGCCCAGCCGGACGACATCACCGTGATACTCGCCCACCGCCTCTGA
- a CDS encoding class I SAM-dependent methyltransferase, protein MPPADLIETDLLDPRNAAEAGACPITRAVMLPFDELPRRTHELPSRSVPIRIAGPSEEAPRTLAWLHTHGWQAEISTAWQPADPHAPVPRYRLWRPAALVAAVCPHLTPGRALDLGCGSGRDGVYLAAAGWKVTGVDILPDALERAADRAVRYAGPSACISWVQADLNKAETADLVPPASLDLVLGVRFFSRVALAHCGRWLRPGGSLLWETFTAEHRMRHGRPAATRVLCSAELAALLPDFELFRSEEVWEGDSHTARVWAIRSVTAR, encoded by the coding sequence ATGCCACCCGCCGACCTCATCGAGACCGACCTGCTTGACCCGCGCAATGCTGCGGAAGCCGGCGCTTGCCCGATCACGCGCGCAGTAATGCTGCCCTTCGACGAACTGCCGCGCCGTACGCACGAGCTGCCGTCCCGGTCAGTCCCTATCCGTATCGCGGGACCATCCGAAGAAGCCCCCCGTACGCTCGCCTGGCTCCACACACACGGTTGGCAGGCGGAGATCAGCACCGCATGGCAACCGGCCGACCCGCACGCACCGGTGCCGCGGTACCGCCTGTGGCGGCCCGCCGCGCTCGTGGCCGCGGTCTGCCCGCACCTCACACCGGGCCGGGCACTCGATCTCGGTTGCGGCAGCGGCCGCGATGGGGTCTACCTCGCAGCGGCCGGCTGGAAGGTCACCGGTGTCGATATTTTGCCTGATGCCCTCGAGCGCGCTGCGGACCGGGCTGTGCGATACGCGGGGCCTTCGGCATGTATAAGCTGGGTACAGGCCGACCTGAACAAAGCGGAGACGGCCGACCTTGTTCCCCCGGCGAGCTTGGATCTTGTGCTGGGCGTACGTTTTTTTTCCCGAGTGGCGCTCGCACACTGCGGCAGGTGGTTGCGCCCCGGCGGGTCGCTCCTTTGGGAGACTTTCACCGCCGAACACCGTATGCGGCATGGCCGGCCCGCAGCCACACGTGTGCTGTGCAGCGCAGAACTCGCCGCCCTGCTGCCCGATTTCGAGCTCTTCCGCAGCGAGGAAGTGTGGGAAGGGGACAGTCACACCGCCCGGGTGTGGGCCATACGATCCGTGACAGCGCGTTAG
- a CDS encoding PKD domain-containing protein: MKHMVLCGCVVGFVLGGCPGNLGDATQTGPVQARIAASATRGPAPLTVYFTGAQSTSRNSGVLEYAWDFRDGGTAEGVTTTHTFEQPGRYLVRLEVRDATGARGVTTSEIRIEGAGLSARIDVSATRGAIPLTVAFSAAASETFGDRILDYYWDFGDGATSRAVAPQHTYTRAGVFSATVRIVSGGGLESTAAVTIEVGARTASLQFGGTAVATLPIDLPAGEPRRALTFEAWVKAAGAGGAIAVLGSGLALEVAPGGGGLRLRTGISTTDFPYHALVDTWRHVAVVREPVADTGDPDNPPAEGTYTVYVDAVALGSVPVATAPVIDGLSLGVGFAGQLAEIRYWNAARTPAELAARKDRRIDDFEATLHGYWRLDEGSGQIVRARSAARDGLLGLSINVEASDPVWNNEGPPVR; encoded by the coding sequence GTGAAGCACATGGTGTTGTGCGGGTGCGTGGTGGGGTTTGTGCTGGGTGGCTGCCCGGGGAATCTGGGCGACGCGACCCAAACGGGTCCGGTGCAGGCCCGGATCGCGGCCTCCGCGACGCGCGGGCCAGCCCCGCTGACGGTGTATTTCACGGGGGCACAGTCCACTTCCCGCAATAGCGGCGTGCTCGAGTATGCCTGGGACTTTCGGGATGGGGGCACGGCCGAGGGTGTCACCACGACGCACACGTTTGAGCAGCCGGGGCGGTACCTCGTGCGGCTTGAGGTGCGGGATGCGACTGGCGCGCGGGGGGTGACCACCAGCGAAATTCGGATTGAAGGCGCGGGGCTGAGCGCGCGAATCGATGTCAGCGCGACGCGCGGCGCAATACCGCTCACCGTGGCATTCAGTGCCGCCGCCAGTGAGACATTCGGAGATCGTATTCTCGACTATTACTGGGACTTCGGCGATGGGGCGACCTCGCGGGCTGTAGCGCCGCAACACACCTACACGCGGGCGGGCGTGTTTTCGGCCACGGTACGGATCGTGAGCGGAGGTGGTTTGGAGAGCACGGCTGCCGTCACGATCGAGGTCGGGGCGCGCACAGCTTCACTCCAATTTGGCGGCACGGCGGTTGCAACACTGCCGATCGATCTACCGGCCGGCGAGCCCCGCCGCGCACTGACGTTCGAGGCATGGGTGAAGGCGGCGGGCGCCGGGGGCGCGATCGCGGTCCTGGGCTCGGGGTTGGCACTGGAGGTGGCGCCCGGCGGGGGCGGCTTGCGCCTGCGCACGGGTATCAGCACGACAGACTTCCCTTACCACGCGCTGGTGGATACGTGGCGGCACGTGGCGGTCGTGCGAGAGCCAGTGGCAGACACCGGCGACCCGGACAACCCTCCGGCTGAGGGCACGTACACGGTGTACGTGGACGCGGTAGCACTGGGTTCGGTGCCCGTGGCCACGGCGCCGGTAATCGACGGTCTATCGCTGGGGGTCGGATTCGCGGGTCAACTCGCCGAGATTCGCTATTGGAACGCGGCTCGCACCCCGGCGGAGCTGGCAGCACGTAAAGATCGCCGGATCGATGACTTTGAAGCGACGCTGCATGGTTATTGGCGGTTGGATGAGGGCAGCGGGCAGATTGTACGGGCGCGGAGTGCCGCGCGGGACGGTTTGTTGGGGCTGTCCATCAACGTCGAGGCGAGTGATCCGGTGTGGAACAACGAGGGGCCGCCCGTACGGTAA
- a CDS encoding helix-turn-helix domain-containing protein has protein sequence MIDPRIIPPGEVLRPMDLGERPAHRNGRAPTDAEQHLKRKPRGGGGAVRRRFALLNGFVDCELARLGAVAAAVWLVLYRHGQRDGTATAAVSDLARRTGYADRAVRQALRRLRDRGLIDRVKRGTLASGPSVYRLLMPSGVAP, from the coding sequence ATGATCGACCCGCGCATCATCCCCCCCGGCGAAGTGCTCCGGCCGATGGACCTGGGCGAGCGGCCCGCACACCGCAACGGGCGCGCTCCGACGGATGCCGAGCAACACCTGAAGCGAAAACCCCGCGGGGGCGGCGGCGCTGTGCGGCGGCGGTTTGCACTGCTCAATGGGTTTGTCGATTGCGAGCTTGCCCGGTTGGGGGCGGTGGCCGCGGCGGTATGGCTGGTGCTCTATCGGCACGGCCAGCGTGACGGGACCGCGACGGCCGCGGTATCTGACTTGGCGCGCCGGACGGGATACGCCGATCGGGCGGTACGCCAAGCGCTTCGGCGGCTTCGGGACCGAGGGCTTATCGACCGGGTGAAGCGCGGCACACTGGCCAGCGGCCCAAGTGTTTATCGCTTACTGATGCCGTCCGGGGTGGCACCATAA
- a CDS encoding AAA family ATPase — protein MTATPKYQTAADVFDAWRDALFSGAAPPLYAVGTGALATVEIGPGRVVLVGGLPGGGKTALSMQLVIDALRAAPTLRAVVANVEMSAAVLLDRQLARLSGVPLDAIAKRKLGAEHADRIDRGLATLESVADRLAFVAPPFDLGNIAATADDFGGVLLTLDYLQRIRPPGEHADKRGSVDALMDYLRQFADAGCAVLAVSAVARTKDKRGRSSYAADGLSLASFRESSELEYGADTAYVLVPGCDDPEAVTLRCLKHRHGEPVDVNLCFERRIQSFRPTEPEPATPADRGKLTASLRALWGSTPAAADDDGGDE, from the coding sequence GTGACCGCGACGCCGAAATACCAAACTGCGGCCGACGTGTTCGATGCGTGGCGCGACGCGCTGTTCAGCGGGGCCGCGCCGCCGCTGTACGCGGTCGGCACTGGCGCACTTGCTACCGTCGAAATCGGGCCGGGGCGTGTGGTGCTGGTTGGCGGCTTGCCGGGGGGCGGGAAAACAGCGCTGTCGATGCAATTAGTAATCGACGCGCTGCGGGCGGCGCCGACGCTGCGGGCCGTGGTCGCGAATGTCGAAATGTCCGCGGCCGTGCTTCTGGACCGTCAGCTTGCCCGGCTGTCTGGCGTTCCGCTCGACGCAATCGCCAAGCGCAAGCTCGGCGCCGAGCACGCCGACCGTATCGACCGCGGGCTTGCGACGCTTGAATCCGTGGCCGACCGGCTGGCGTTCGTCGCGCCGCCGTTCGACCTGGGCAATATCGCCGCAACGGCCGATGACTTCGGCGGTGTTTTGCTGACGCTTGACTATCTACAACGCATCCGACCGCCGGGCGAGCACGCCGACAAGCGCGGTTCGGTCGATGCCTTGATGGACTACCTACGTCAGTTCGCGGACGCCGGCTGTGCGGTGCTGGCGGTGTCCGCGGTGGCGCGGACGAAAGACAAGCGCGGGCGTTCATCCTACGCGGCCGACGGGCTGAGCCTGGCGAGCTTCCGTGAAAGCTCGGAGCTTGAATACGGGGCCGACACCGCTTACGTGTTGGTGCCGGGCTGCGACGATCCCGAAGCTGTGACGCTGCGCTGCCTGAAACACCGGCACGGCGAGCCGGTGGACGTGAACTTGTGTTTCGAGCGGCGCATTCAATCGTTCCGCCCGACCGAGCCGGAGCCGGCAACGCCGGCGGACCGCGGCAAGCTCACGGCATCGCTGCGGGCGTTGTGGGGCTCGACGCCCGCGGCGGCGGACGATGACGGGGGCGATGAATGA
- a CDS encoding DNA primase, translating into MNGPMRHGYRIVGPCSAERRLVDWSAAFQAYAECDPRARVESEAYLSAFTFGGDFAEHLRNTGSTRGFAGACWAPWLWFDIDRAPTAGGIDAALQDARKLAVALSDRYGVDDAAQLWFYSGAKGFHAGIPAALWAPAPSTDFHRVARRLAETIAEAAAVIIDAGVYDKVRAFRGPNSRHPGTGRHKVRLTTDELMHLSAAAILDRAEKPAPFDLPDVPADSADFLVAHWDTAAGQVREQTEAAAQRRAAVTDGDGTTKLNKLTLDFIRNGAAPGAIGAGDENRQRGAGRHRLCYSAAANLAELGAPLPLCFSLLEESALDCGLPPADVRRAVENGWASMQPGVREACDVFNGEVINVQSAPADTSAWPAEGGAA; encoded by the coding sequence ATGAACGGCCCCATGCGACACGGCTACCGTATCGTCGGCCCGTGCTCGGCCGAGCGCCGGCTTGTGGACTGGTCCGCCGCGTTCCAGGCATACGCCGAGTGCGACCCGCGCGCCCGCGTTGAATCCGAAGCTTACTTGTCGGCGTTCACATTCGGCGGTGACTTCGCGGAGCACCTGCGCAACACTGGTTCGACGCGGGGCTTCGCGGGGGCGTGCTGGGCGCCGTGGTTGTGGTTCGACATTGACCGCGCGCCGACCGCCGGCGGCATTGACGCGGCGCTTCAGGATGCCCGCAAGCTCGCAGTTGCGTTGTCGGACCGCTATGGCGTCGATGACGCGGCGCAATTATGGTTCTACTCGGGCGCAAAGGGCTTCCATGCAGGCATCCCGGCGGCGTTGTGGGCGCCGGCCCCGAGCACGGACTTTCACCGGGTCGCGCGGCGACTGGCCGAGACAATCGCCGAAGCCGCGGCCGTGATTATCGACGCAGGCGTGTATGACAAAGTACGCGCTTTCCGGGGGCCGAACTCCCGGCATCCTGGAACCGGTCGGCACAAGGTGCGGCTCACGACGGATGAGCTGATGCACCTAAGCGCCGCGGCAATTCTGGACCGGGCCGAGAAACCGGCGCCGTTCGATCTGCCCGACGTGCCGGCCGACAGCGCCGACTTTCTCGTGGCGCACTGGGATACCGCCGCGGGGCAAGTGCGGGAGCAGACCGAAGCGGCGGCCCAGCGCCGCGCCGCGGTGACGGACGGGGACGGCACGACGAAGCTGAACAAGCTGACGCTGGACTTCATCCGCAACGGCGCCGCGCCCGGTGCAATCGGCGCGGGCGATGAAAACCGACAACGGGGCGCGGGGCGGCATCGGCTGTGCTACAGCGCGGCGGCAAACCTAGCCGAGCTGGGGGCCCCGCTGCCGCTGTGCTTCTCGCTGCTGGAAGAATCCGCGCTCGATTGCGGCTTGCCCCCGGCGGACGTGCGCCGGGCTGTTGAAAACGGCTGGGCGTCGATGCAACCGGGCGTGCGCGAAGCGTGCGACGTGTTCAACGGTGAAGTAATCAACGTGCAGTCGGCGCCGGCTGACACTTCGGCATGGCCCGCGGAAGGGGGTGCGGCGTGA
- a CDS encoding DUF669 domain-containing protein, with amino-acid sequence MRDAWDRTEAAADFAPLPPATYTARVLSGELFNAKSGTPGYKLAFRVLEGEHAGRQFWHDLWLTPAALPMSKRDLGKLGVTSIEQLEQPLPAGIRCTVKLALRRDDGGAEYNRVRGFDVIGIDADPTADPDFAPGAATSEGGAK; translated from the coding sequence TTGCGCGACGCGTGGGACCGCACGGAAGCCGCGGCCGACTTCGCCCCGCTGCCACCGGCGACGTACACGGCCCGCGTGCTGAGCGGGGAGCTTTTCAACGCCAAGAGCGGCACGCCCGGCTACAAGCTCGCCTTCCGCGTGCTGGAAGGTGAGCACGCCGGCCGGCAATTCTGGCATGACCTTTGGTTGACGCCGGCGGCGTTGCCCATGAGCAAGCGCGACTTGGGCAAGCTCGGCGTGACTTCGATCGAACAGCTTGAACAGCCGCTTCCGGCGGGCATCCGCTGCACGGTGAAGCTCGCCCTGCGGCGCGACGATGGCGGCGCCGAGTACAACCGCGTCCGCGGCTTCGACGTAATCGGCATCGACGCCGACCCGACCGCAGACCCGGACTTCGCGCCGGGCGCCGCTACGTCGGAAGGTGGTGCGAAATGA